The following are encoded together in the Bacillus sp. V2I10 genome:
- a CDS encoding phage portal protein, with amino-acid sequence MGDDPYTSVVVRSAIHAIATNAAKLQPKHIRKTSAGIVPVNGNISKLLSLRPNEFIAAFDFYYKIVTQLMIHNNAFVFLKYDDRSQLEALYPVECSHLELVELQRQLFVKFQFPNGRKITAPYEDYINLRRFFAHSDLFGESNADALMPTLQLVKTADEGIINTVKSSAFLRGLLKFTGMLKESDIRLNRDKFVADYMDVTNNGGIAALDSKAEYQESKNDPKMVDSKQLKVIQDKVYRYFNINKAIVTSDYNENQWNAFYESVLEPISIQMSQEFTEKIFTREEQGTGNEIIFEANRFAYAFNTTKISLLYLI; translated from the coding sequence TTGGGAGACGATCCTTATACTTCTGTTGTAGTAAGAAGTGCAATTCATGCTATTGCAACAAATGCGGCCAAGCTCCAACCGAAACATATTAGGAAAACAAGCGCAGGTATTGTCCCAGTGAATGGAAATATTTCTAAGCTACTTAGCTTACGGCCGAATGAATTTATAGCAGCCTTTGATTTTTACTACAAGATTGTCACTCAGCTGATGATTCACAATAATGCTTTTGTCTTCTTGAAGTATGATGACCGCAGCCAGCTTGAAGCTCTTTATCCTGTTGAGTGCAGTCATTTGGAATTGGTTGAATTACAACGTCAGCTATTTGTTAAATTCCAGTTTCCTAATGGCCGAAAAATCACGGCACCGTATGAAGATTACATAAATCTCCGCAGATTTTTTGCTCATTCTGATTTATTCGGAGAGTCAAATGCAGATGCTTTAATGCCAACATTGCAGCTGGTGAAGACTGCAGATGAAGGGATAATCAATACTGTTAAATCATCGGCCTTTTTACGGGGCCTTTTAAAGTTCACAGGTATGTTAAAAGAATCCGATATTCGGTTAAATCGCGATAAATTTGTTGCGGATTATATGGACGTTACGAACAATGGTGGGATTGCTGCCCTTGACAGCAAAGCTGAATATCAAGAATCGAAAAACGATCCTAAAATGGTGGACAGCAAGCAATTAAAAGTCATCCAAGATAAAGTTTATCGCTATTTCAATATAAACAAGGCTATTGTGACAAGTGATTATAACGAAAATCAGTGGAACGCTTTCTATGAATCTGTATTAGAGCCGATTTCAATTCAAATGTCTCAAGAGTTTACAGAGAAAATATTCACCCGTGAAGAACAAGGGACAGGAAATGAGATCATCTTTGAGGCCAATCGCTTTGCCTAT